The DNA window AGCGGAGGATGCCCTGGTCGCCGTCGATGTACGTGATCGCCGACTTGGTGGCAGCCGTGTTGACGAACCCGTAGTCGAGCGTCGTCAGGCCGGTCTGCCGGGTGAGCGAGGAGACGTCGATACTCGACGCGCCTTGGGCTGACCGGTGGATCGGGAATTCGGCTGTTCCGCCGGGGTAGTTCAGGGTGACCTGCTGCGTCTCGGTGGAAGCCTGTTTCTCGACGTCGCCCACGGCGCCTCCTCGTATCTTCGTGCGATAGGGACTGGACATCGCCCTCCGATACGACGGCGTGTCACATACAGCCTAATCGGGTTCCGGGCCCACTGCTGTTTCCCACAGTGATCCGGCGACTTCCTTGGAGTTCACCCTGAAATCGGGCGCACGCCTCGGAGTCGCTCGGCGGCCGCGGCGATCCGCTCGTCGCTCGCCGTCAACGACAACCGCACGTGATCGGGGTGGGCGTCACCGTAGAACACGCCAGGGCCCCCGAGGATGCCGATGGACGCCAGGCGGTCGATGCTGGACCACGCGCCGCGACCCTCGGTGATCCACAGGTAGAGGCCGGCCTCGCTGTGGTCGACGCGGAAGCCCGCCTCGCGGACCGCCGGGAGCAGCACCTCGCGCCGGGCGCGATACCGCGCCTTCTGCTCGGCCACGTGCTCGTCGTCACCCAGGGCGGCGACCATGGCCGCCTGGAGCGGGGCCGGCAGCATGAGTCCCGCGTGCTTCCGCACGGTGACCAGGCGCTGCACGAGCCGTTCGTCTCCGGCGAGGAAGGCGGCACGGTACCCGGCCAGGTTCGACTGCTTGCTCAGCGAGTAGATCGCGAGGACGCCACTGTGGTCCCCATCGGTCACGCGCGGGTCGAGCACCGACGGGGTCGGGGTGTCGGACCACTCCCCCTCCCAGCCGAGTTCCGCGTAGCATTCGTCGCCCACGAGGACGGCACCGAGTTCGCGCGCCCGAGCAAACGCGGCGCGCAGTTCCTCGATCGAGAGCACCCGTCCGTCCGGGTTGCCCGGCGAGTTGAGCCAGACGAGGCGGGTGCTCTCGGGCCACTCGGCCGGATCGTCGGCCGCGACCGCGTCGGCACCGGCGATCGCCGCGCCGACGGCGTACGTCGGATAGGCGGCCACCGGGTGCACGACCGTGTCGCCTTCGCCGAGCCCGAGCAGGAAGGCGAGCAGTGCCACGAGCTCCTTGGAGCCGATCGTCGGCAGGACGGCGTCGGGTGACAGTCCGCCGACACCGCGGCGGCGGGCGAACCAGGCGGTGATCGCCTGACGGAGCTCGGGCGTACCGATCGTCGTCGGGTACGCGTGAGCGTCGGTGGCGTCACGCAGGGCGTCGCGGATGAGGTCCGGCGTCGCGTCGACCGGCGAGCCGATCGACAGGTCGACGATGCCGTCCGGGTGCCGACGCGCCCGTTCCGCGTACGGGGCCATGAGGTCCCAGGGGTAGTCGGGCAGCGGCTGCAGTGCCACGCGGCTACTCGTGGGCTTGCGGCGGCAGCGCGGCGATGAGCGGGTGATCCGATGGGATGACCCCGACCTTGGCGGCGCCGCCCGGCGACCCGACCTCGTCGAAGAACTCGACGTTGGCCTTGTAGTAGTCCGCCCACTCCTCGGGCAGGTCGTCCTCGTAATAGATGGCCTCCACCGGGCAGACCGGCTCGCACGCACCGCAGTCGACGCACTCGTCAGGGTGGATGTAGAGCGAGCGTTCACCCTCGTAGATGCAGTCGACGGGGCATTCGTCGATGCAGGCGCGGTCCTTCACATCGACGCACGGCAGGGCGATCACGTAGGTCACGGGCGGGTGGCTCCCTTCACGAGCACTGAGTGTCCAGTCTACGCCTGCGGCGAGCTGGCGAACGGCTCCGACGGCGGCCCGGCGGGACGTGCCATCGGGGTCTCGCGCTTGCGCTCGGGCAGCTTCGGCCAGGCCACGACCAGGACGGCGACGAGGCCGGGGGCGATGGTCCACACGAGGCCGGAGACACTCTGCGGGATGAGGACCGACCCGCCGGTGCTCTCGAGCAGCAGCACGCCGATCATGAGGATGACGCCGAAGGCGGCCGCAGCGGCCGCGAGCCGGTCGCCGAGGACGATGCGCAGGCCGAGCAGCAGCATGCCGACGCCGAGGATCCCGAGGATCAGCCCGACGGGGAGGGCGATGCCGAGCACCGACGGCGCCCAGGCGTGCGCGACCGTGCCGATGGCCCCGTAGGCGAGCCCCACGAGGAAGGCGAGGACGACCCCGATGACGCGGGACGCGGTGGTCTGCTCGCGCGGAGCGTCATCCGGTTCCGTCGGCGCCGGGAGCCAGCGGTCGGCAGCGGCGGGAGCGCTCGCGAAGCGGGGGTCGGAAGCCGGATCGGTCATCCGCCGATTGTATCTGGACAGTCTCGGCGTCTGCCGCTATGGTCGAGGGCGGATAAGGTTAGCCTTACCCAACCGCGTTCCGAAGTCGCAGCGCCCCGCCCGGACCACGGTCCTCGCCCGGCGCGCCCTCGGAAGCCTCCCACCCAGCAACGACGGCCTCCCCCGGGCGACCGCCTGCTCGACGCCCGAAAGTCCGGTCACGTGCTCGCGAACTACCTCATCGGCCTCCGCGAAGGCCTCGAAGCCGGCCTCATCGTCGGCATCCTCGTCGCCTACCTGAACAAGCTCGGCCGACGCGACGTCCTCCTCCGGCTCTGGCTCGGCGTCGCCGTCGCGATCGTCGTCTCGCTCGGCGTCGGCGCGATCCTCACCTGGGGGCCGTACGGGTTGAGCTTCCAGGCGCAGGAGATCCTCGGCGGCGGCCTCTCCATCCTGGCCGTCGGTCTCGTCACCTGGATGATCTTCTGGATGGGCCGCAACGCCCGAGAGCTGAAGCACGACCTCGAGTCCCGACTCGACGCGGCCGTCGCCGGTTCCGCCGTCGGCATCGTGGTCCTCGGCTTCATCAGCGTGGGACGCGAGGGGATCGAGACCGCGCTCTTCATCTGGGCCAGCGTCAACTCCGGCGAGAACGCCGTCGTCGGATCCATCGGGGCCCTCCTCGGCATCCTCACGGCCGTCGTCATCGCCTACCTCATCTACCGCGGCTTCGTCCGGATCAACCTCGGCACCTTCTTCACCTGGACCGGGCTCTTCCTCGTGGTCGTCGCCGCAGGCGTCCTGGCCTACGGGGTGGGCGACCTCCAGGAGGCCGGTGTCATCCCCGGCTGGGGCCAGGCCGCCTTCAACCTCAGCGCCGTCGTCCCGCCCACCAGTTGGTACGGCACCGTCCTCGGCGGCCTCTTCAACTTCACCCCCGCTCCGACCTGGGCACAGTTCATCGCGTGGCTGCTGTACCTGGTCGTCACACTCGTCTGCTTCGTCCGGGTCTCAGGGCTCGGGCGTCGCCGCCCGACCACGGTCACCAACCGCGTCGCGACGAGCGGCTGACGCGGCAGGGCCCACGTTCACACAGCACAGCACCAGCACCTTCCGACAGGAGTCTCCATGCAGCACCGCATCATGACCGGCCTCGCAGGCGCGGGCGTCCTCGCCCTCGCGCTCACGGGCTGCGTCCCGAACAACACGGGCACCGACGCGCTCACCGTCGACATCACGGACGACTCGTGCTCCGTGTCCGTCGCCAAGGCGACGGCGGGCGCCGTGACGTTCTCCATCACGAACAACGGCACCGACGTCAACGAGTTCGAGATCCTCGCCTCCGACAAGCTCCGCATCGTCGGCGAGAAGGAGAACGTCACCCCCGGGCAGACCGTCTCGTACGTGGCGCAGCTGAACCCGGGCACGTACTACACGGCCTGCAAGTTCCAGCTCGTCGGCGCTCCCGTCGGCCTCGCCGAGTTCACCGTCAGCGGTGAGAACGCCGCCGTGTCGAAGGACGAGCAGGAGCTCACCGACCAGGCTGTCACGAACTACGTCGCGTACATCAAGTCGCAGGTCGCCGAGCTCGTGCCGCAGGTCAAGGCGTTCACCGACGCCTACGCGGCCGGCGACGACGAGACCGCCCGCGCACTCTTCGCCTCGACCCGCGTCTCCTACGAGCGCATCGAGCCGACCGCCGAGGCCTTCGGCGACCTCGATCCGAAGATCGACTACCGCGAGGTCGACGCCGTCGCCGAGGGCCTCGACTGGACGGGCTTCCACCGGATCGAGAAGGACCTCTGGCCGCCGGCAGCAGACGCCCTCAACTCCGACGGGACGAGCGCCCTCATGGACTGGACCGCGTCCACGCCTGAGCAGCGTCAGCAGTTCGCCACCGGACTCGTCGACGACGTCCAGCAGCTCTTCGACCTCGTCTCCGAGAAGGACTTCACCGTGAGCCTCGGCGACATCTCGAACGGCGCCATCGGCCTCCTCGACGAGGTCGCCGTCGGCAAGATCTCCGGTGAGGAGGACTGGTGGTCGCACACCGACCTCTACGACTTCGCCGCGAACGTCCAGGGCGCCGAGGTGGCCTTCGGCAACGTGAAGGACATCGCCGCCGGCAAGGGCGACGCCGGCACGAAGCTCGTCGGCCAGATCGAGACGGAGTTCACGGCACTGCAGGACCTGCTCGCGAAGTACGGCAGCCTCGACAGCGGGTTCGTGAGCTACGACACCGTCACCGAGGACCAGCGCAAGGAACTCTCCGACCAGGTCAACGCCCTCTCCGAGCCGCTCTCGCAGCTCACCCACACGGTGCTCGGCGTCGCCGAGTAGACCGCACCGGGCCCGCCGCCGTCGCGGCACACCGGGCCGGAACGACTCAGAGCATTCTGGGGGTTCCGGCCCCGCGGTCTTCCAGCCACCCCTGAATAGCATGAGGTCCGATGACCGAGCAGACTCCCCCCACCAGTCCTGAACCCGAGGCACCGTCCTCTCCGACGGACGACACCCCACGGCGGGGTCTCTCGCGTCGGGCGCTCTTCGGCCTGGCCGGAGCCGGGGCCGCCGGACTCGCGGCAGGCGCCGGCGCGACGGTCGCGATCACCGCGGCCGCGACGGCCTCGGCGAGCAGCGCGGGCGTCACCACCGTGTACCCGTTCGCCGGAGCGCACCAGAGCGGGATCACGACGCCGGCTCAGGACCGGCTGCACTTCGCCGCCTACGACGTGTCGGCGGGCACCACCAGGGAGGAACTCATCGAGCTGCTCCAGGACTGGAGTGTCGCCGCGGCACGGATGACGCAGGGGCAGGAGGTCGCGGCGGGTGGCGCCGTCGACGGTTCCCCGCTCGCTCCCCCGGTCGACACCGGAGAGGCGCTCGGGCTCCCCGCGAGTGGACTCACGATCACCTTCGGGTTCGGTCCCACCCTCTTCGCCGCGGAGGACGGCACGGACCGCTTCGGCATCGCCGACCGTCGGCCACCCGAGCTGCAGAAACTGCCCCGGTTCACGGGCGACAACCTGCAGGCCGGCCTCACCGGCGGCGACCTCTGCATCCAGGCGTGCGCCGACGACCCACAGGTCGCCGTCCACGCGATCCGCAACCTGAGCCGCATCGCGTTCGGACGCGCCTCCATCCGCTGGTCGCAACTCGGCTTCGGTCGGACGTCCTCCACCTCCACGAGCCAGGTCACCCCGCGCAACCTGTTCGGCTTCAAGGACGGCACCGCCAACGTGAAGTCCGAGGAGACGAAGACGGTCGAAGCGCAGGTGTGGGTGCAGGACGGCGACACGGCCAGTTGGCTGAGCGGCGGCTCCTACCTCGTCGTCCGCAAGATCCGCATGATCATCGAGACCTGGGACCGCGCGCAGCTCCAGGAGCAGGAGCGCGTCATCGGCCGGAGCAAGGGCGAGGGCGCTCCGCTGTCGGGCGGCAAGGAGTTCACGGAACCCGACTTCGCCGCGGTCGGCGCGACGGACCAGCCGCTCATCGACAAGCACTCCCACGTGCGCCTGGCGCACCCGACCCAGCTCAAGGGCACGAAGCTCCTCCGGCGCGGGTACAACTTCGTCGACGGCAACGACGACCTCGGGCGGCTGAACGCCGGCCTGTTCTTCATGTCGTACCAGCGCTCACCGCAGCAGTTCATCGACGTGCAGCGTGCCCTCGCGACGGACGCGCTCAACGAGTACATCAAGCACGTCGGTTCCGCGATCTTCGCCGTGCCCCCGGGCGCGAGCACCGACGGCTGGGTGGGCGAGACGCTCTTCGCGTAGCGTCCGTCGGGCCAACCCCGGACACTGAGCCGGTCGACGTGCTACTTGACGGTCACGGTGTAGAGGATGCTGTCGGCCGAGGCCACGAGCTTCACGTCGTAGGCCGTCGTCGACAGGGTCACGATCGAACCGTCGCCGTTCGCGATCTCCCCGTCGATCGTGAAGCCGGCCGCGACGAGGGCGTCCTTCGCGGCCGTCGCGGCGTCCGTCGCCTGCACGGTGACGACGAAGGTGTCCTTGCCATCGACCGTGCCGCGACCGCCGTTGACCGTGCCCTCCACGACCGGGACGGCGTCCGTCGGATAGCCGTCCGGCAGGCCCTCATCGAGGTTGACGTCGAAGTCCCCGCCGGTCGCGTCTCGGATGCCCTGCTCGACCGAGTCCTTCACGGTCGATTCGATGACGCTGCACCCGGCGAGCGTGGGAGCGAGGACGAGGGCGGCCAGCAGGGCGAGGGAGGCGGGTCGGCGCATGCCATCAGCTTAACGAGCCGACGCCCGGTCTTCCTGGGAGGACCGGGCGTCGGCGATGCGAACGTGCTGCCTACTCGGACTGCTTCTTGAGACGCGAGTAGCTGCGCTGGCGGGCCTGAGCGTCGAGCTCGACCTTGCGGATGCGCACGTGCTCGGGCGTGACCTCGACGCACTCGTCCTCACGGGCGAACTCGAGGCTCTCCTCGAGGGTGAGGACGCGCGGCGGCGTCATCGACTCGAAGTTGTCCGCGGAGGACTGACGCATGTTGGTCAGCTTCTTCTCCTTGGTGATGTTCACGTCCATGTCGTCGTTGCGCGAGTTCTCGCCGATGACCATGCCCTCGTAGACCTCTTCGGTCGGCTGGACGAAGAACGACATGCGCTCCTGCAGGGCGATGATCGCGAACGGCGTGACCACACCGGAGCGGTCGGCGACGATCGAGCCGTTGTTGCGCGTCGTGATCGCACCGGCCCACTCGCCGTAGCCGTGTGCCAACGCGTTGGCGATACCCGTGCCGCGCGTGGCGGTGAGGAACTCGGAGCGGAAGCCGATGAGGCCGCGCGACGGGACGATGAACTCCATGCGCACCCAACCGGTGCCGTGGTTCGCCATGTTCTCCATGCGGCCCTTACGAGCGGCGAGGAGCTGGGTGATCGCGCCGAGGTGCTCCTCGGGTGCGTCGATGGTCAGGTGCTCGTACGGCTCGTGGACCTTGCCGTCGATGCGCTTGGTGACCACCTGCGGCTTGCCGACGGTGAGCTCGTAGCCCTCGCGACGCATCTGCTCGACGAGGATGGCGAGCGCGAGCTCTCCACGACCCTGGACCTCCCAGGCGTCGGGGCGGCCGATGTCGAGGACCTTGAGCGAGACGTTACCGATGAGCTCGCGGTCGAGGCGGTCCTTGACCATGCGTGCGGTGAGCTTGTGGCCCTTGACCTTGCCCATGAGCGGCGAGGTGTTGGTCCCGATGGTCATCGAGATGGCCGGGTCGTCGACCGTGATGGCCGGGAGGGCGCGGACGTCCTCGGGGTCGGCCAGCGTGTCGCCGATCATGATGTCGGCGAAACCGGCGACGGCGACGATGTCGCCGGGGCCGGCGCTCTCGGCCGGGTAGCGGTCGAGGGCCTTCGTGATCATGAGCTCGGTCACGCGCACGTTGTGGACGTCGCCGTCGTGGCGGACCCAGGCGACCGTCTGGCCCTTCTTCAGCGTGCCGTTGAAGATGCGCAGGAGCGCGAGGCGACCGAGGAACGGCGAGGCGTCGAGGTTGGTGACGTGCGCCTGCAGCGGGTGCTCGTCGTCGTACTGCGGAGCCGGGATGTGCTCGAGGATCGCTGCGAACAGCGGCTCGAGGTCTTCGCTGTCGGGCAGTTCGCCGTTGGCGGGCTTGTTGGACGACGCGCGGCCGGCCTTGCCCGAGGCGTAGACGACCGGGACGTCGAGGACGGCGTCGAGGTCGAGGTCGGGGACGTCGTCGACCATGTCGCTCGCGAGACCGATGAGGAGGTCCTGGCTCTCGACGACGACCTCGTCGATGCGGGCATCGGGACGGTCGGTCTTGTTGACGAGCAGGATGACGGGCAGCTTGGCCTCGAGCGCCTTGCGGAGCACGAAGCGGGTCTGCGGGAGGGGGCCCTCCGAGGCGTCGACCAGCAGCACGACGCCGTCGACCATGGAGAGGCCGCGCTCGACCTCACCACCGAAGTCGGCGTGGCCCGGGGTGTCGATGACGTTGATCGTGATCGGGCCGTCGGTGGCGTGTTCGCCCTTGTACGAGATCGCCGTGTTCTTGGCGAGGATGGTGATGCCCTTTTCGCGCTCGAGCTCATTCGAGTCCATGGCGCGTTCTTCGAGGTGGGCGTGTTCGGCGAAAGAGTTGGTCTGTCGCAGCATGGCGTCGACGAGGGTCGTCTTGCCGTGGTCAACGTGGGCCACGATCGCGACATTGCGCAGATCGGAACGAGTGGCGAGCGCCATAAAAGGGTGGCTTCCTTCAAGTGGATGGGATTCGGGCACGATGGTGCCGACGGACCATCATACCGCAGGCGACCTCTCCAGCGCCTGAACGCCGACGGGCACCGGCGGAGGACCGCCGATGCCCGTCGTTCCGAGGCTCAGGTGAGCCCCTTGTGTCGCCTAGTTCTTCCAGCCCACGTTCTTCCAGTCGATGGTCTCGAACTGGGTCGGGCCGTAGTTCACGAGACCGGTCTTGACGCCGTAGGTGTACGGCACCGGGAACAGCGGGATCGTCGTCGCAAGGGCGACGATCTTCTTGTCGATCTCCTTCGCGATCTCGAGACGCTTCTGCGGGTCGAGCTCGGCGTTCGCGCTCGCCCACAGCTCGCCGAGCGAGTCGTCGGTGACACCGGGGAAGTTCTGCCCGGAGTCAGCCGGGTAGAAGATCGACTCCGTGCTGGAGATCGGGAACGCGGTGCCCTGCCAGGCGAAGCTCACGGCGTCGAAGTCGCGGGTCTCGGTGGTGACGTACTTCGTGAAGAAGTCGTCGGCCGGGACCGTGTCGATCTGCAGGTCGAAACCGGCTTCCTTCACCTGGGCCTGCACCTGCTGCGAGGTCTCGGCCGAGACCGGGTTCTCGGAGTCGATGACGTAGCGGATGGTCAGCTTCTTGCCGTCCTTCTCACGGATGCCGTTGCTGCCCTCGGTCCAACCGGCGTCCTCGAGCTGCTTCTTGGCGGCGTCGATGTCGTAGCCGAGCACCTTCGAGGCGTCGTCCTCGTAGCCGTCCTGGCCGGGGAGGAAGATGAGGTTGTTCAGCAGGTCGGTCGGGGCGTCGATTGCCGCCAGGCGGGACTCGGCGATGGTCTTGCGGTTGATCGACTTCGCGAACGCCTGACGGACCTCGGGGTCACTCAGGACCTCGGACGTGCCGTTCAGCGTGATGTGGTTGTAGTTCGTGCCACGTGACCGCTGGATCTGGGCGTCGCTGCGCTTCTGAGCCGTCTGGTAGTTGTCGGCGTTCGAGCCGATGCTGAAGACGTCGATCTCGCTGTTCGAGAACGCCTGGGCGAGACCCGCACGGGAGACCTGCTTGAAGATGATGTTGTCGAGCTTCGGCTTGTCGCCCCACCACTTCGGGTTGGGCTCGAAGGTCACGACCGCACCGGTCTGGTCGATCTTGCTCACGATGTACGGACCGCCGGACACGTAGGTGGTGCCGTCGGCGGCGTAGGGACCGGTCGCCCAGAGGGTGTTGAAGGACTCGGGCGTCGCGCCGAGCCACTTCGGCCAGATGTTGCCGAGGATGGAGGGCCAGTCGGCGTTCTTGTTCTTGAACGTGATGAGGACGTCCTGCGGGCTGTCGCCGGCCGTGACGGACTCGATGTCCTTCCAGACGTTCGTCGCGGTGGGCGCGTACGCGGGGTCGACGCCGTTGAGCGACTTCCACGTCGCGGCGAAGTCGTCGACGCTCATCGCCGTACCGTCCGACCAGACGGCGTCGGGGTTGATCTTGACCTCGACGACCTGCGGGTCCTCGGTCTTCAACTCGACGGAGGTCGCGAAGTCGGGGTTCGCCTCCCAGGTGCCGTCTTCCTTGATGTTGATGAACGACGGCGTGTAGAGGTTGCTGAGGAACTGGTCGTCGACGGTGCCGCTGTCGAGGTTGTACAGGTTCCAGTTCGCGGGGATCGCGTCGACCGCGAGGTTGAGCGTGCCGCCCTGCGCGATCTGGTCGGCGTCCGCTCGCTCCCAACCGGTACCGGACAGCTCGATCGGCTTCGCGGTGGAGCCGCCTCCGCCTGAACCGCCGCCGGTGCAAGCCGTCAATGCGAGGGCGACGATCGAGACGCCGGCGAGGATCATCCCGCCGCGGCGCCGCGATCCCTGTGTTCTGGAACTCATCGAGATCCACCTTTCGTGACGTGTTACTGCACGAGCCCGCACCGATGCGGAGCGGAAGGCGCGCAGGCCAATGTGGACCATCTTGCACCCGCTCCGACGATCCCCCACAAGTGGGCACGAATTGTTACCGTTTCGATTTCTCGACGGCACGAGCCGGAAACATACGTTTCGTTTCCTGAGAACACGCGTCGTTTTCTGATTCCCCGCGGTTGGGGGTTACAGTGTCTCCACCCCACGAGGGGAGCACAGCTGACGGGACGACGCGGTCCCCGTCCACGACTTCGCAAGGCTGGTACATGATCGGGTTCATTGCACGGCGGTTGGTCAACTACCTGTTCCTCTCCGCGATCGCCACCATGCTCGGCTACGTCCTCGTGAGCATGACCCTCCAGCCCTCGGCCCGGTTCCTCGGCAAGAACCCGCCCATCCCCCAAGCCTCGATCGACGCCGCGCTGGACAAGATGGGCGTCAACCCGAAGGTGCCGTTGCTCGAGCGCCTCTGGGACTGGGTGA is part of the Plantibacter sp. Leaf314 genome and encodes:
- the efeB gene encoding iron uptake transporter deferrochelatase/peroxidase subunit is translated as MTEQTPPTSPEPEAPSSPTDDTPRRGLSRRALFGLAGAGAAGLAAGAGATVAITAAATASASSAGVTTVYPFAGAHQSGITTPAQDRLHFAAYDVSAGTTREELIELLQDWSVAAARMTQGQEVAAGGAVDGSPLAPPVDTGEALGLPASGLTITFGFGPTLFAAEDGTDRFGIADRRPPELQKLPRFTGDNLQAGLTGGDLCIQACADDPQVAVHAIRNLSRIAFGRASIRWSQLGFGRTSSTSTSQVTPRNLFGFKDGTANVKSEETKTVEAQVWVQDGDTASWLSGGSYLVVRKIRMIIETWDRAQLQEQERVIGRSKGEGAPLSGGKEFTEPDFAAVGATDQPLIDKHSHVRLAHPTQLKGTKLLRRGYNFVDGNDDLGRLNAGLFFMSYQRSPQQFIDVQRALATDALNEYIKHVGSAIFAVPPGASTDGWVGETLFA
- the efeO gene encoding iron uptake system protein EfeO, giving the protein MQHRIMTGLAGAGVLALALTGCVPNNTGTDALTVDITDDSCSVSVAKATAGAVTFSITNNGTDVNEFEILASDKLRIVGEKENVTPGQTVSYVAQLNPGTYYTACKFQLVGAPVGLAEFTVSGENAAVSKDEQELTDQAVTNYVAYIKSQVAELVPQVKAFTDAYAAGDDETARALFASTRVSYERIEPTAEAFGDLDPKIDYREVDAVAEGLDWTGFHRIEKDLWPPAADALNSDGTSALMDWTASTPEQRQQFATGLVDDVQQLFDLVSEKDFTVSLGDISNGAIGLLDEVAVGKISGEEDWWSHTDLYDFAANVQGAEVAFGNVKDIAAGKGDAGTKLVGQIETEFTALQDLLAKYGSLDSGFVSYDTVTEDQRKELSDQVNALSEPLSQLTHTVLGVAE
- the fdxA gene encoding ferredoxin, with product MTYVIALPCVDVKDRACIDECPVDCIYEGERSLYIHPDECVDCGACEPVCPVEAIYYEDDLPEEWADYYKANVEFFDEVGSPGGAAKVGVIPSDHPLIAALPPQAHE
- the typA gene encoding translational GTPase TypA, which codes for MALATRSDLRNVAIVAHVDHGKTTLVDAMLRQTNSFAEHAHLEERAMDSNELEREKGITILAKNTAISYKGEHATDGPITINVIDTPGHADFGGEVERGLSMVDGVVLLVDASEGPLPQTRFVLRKALEAKLPVILLVNKTDRPDARIDEVVVESQDLLIGLASDMVDDVPDLDLDAVLDVPVVYASGKAGRASSNKPANGELPDSEDLEPLFAAILEHIPAPQYDDEHPLQAHVTNLDASPFLGRLALLRIFNGTLKKGQTVAWVRHDGDVHNVRVTELMITKALDRYPAESAGPGDIVAVAGFADIMIGDTLADPEDVRALPAITVDDPAISMTIGTNTSPLMGKVKGHKLTARMVKDRLDRELIGNVSLKVLDIGRPDAWEVQGRGELALAILVEQMRREGYELTVGKPQVVTKRIDGKVHEPYEHLTIDAPEEHLGAITQLLAARKGRMENMANHGTGWVRMEFIVPSRGLIGFRSEFLTATRGTGIANALAHGYGEWAGAITTRNNGSIVADRSGVVTPFAIIALQERMSFFVQPTEEVYEGMVIGENSRNDDMDVNITKEKKLTNMRQSSADNFESMTPPRVLTLEESLEFAREDECVEVTPEHVRIRKVELDAQARQRSYSRLKKQSE
- the efeU gene encoding iron uptake transporter permease EfeU, yielding MLANYLIGLREGLEAGLIVGILVAYLNKLGRRDVLLRLWLGVAVAIVVSLGVGAILTWGPYGLSFQAQEILGGGLSILAVGLVTWMIFWMGRNARELKHDLESRLDAAVAGSAVGIVVLGFISVGREGIETALFIWASVNSGENAVVGSIGALLGILTAVVIAYLIYRGFVRINLGTFFTWTGLFLVVVAAGVLAYGVGDLQEAGVIPGWGQAAFNLSAVVPPTSWYGTVLGGLFNFTPAPTWAQFIAWLLYLVVTLVCFVRVSGLGRRRPTTVTNRVATSG
- the dapC gene encoding succinyldiaminopimelate transaminase encodes the protein MALQPLPDYPWDLMAPYAERARRHPDGIVDLSIGSPVDATPDLIRDALRDATDAHAYPTTIGTPELRQAITAWFARRRGVGGLSPDAVLPTIGSKELVALLAFLLGLGEGDTVVHPVAAYPTYAVGAAIAGADAVAADDPAEWPESTRLVWLNSPGNPDGRVLSIEELRAAFARARELGAVLVGDECYAELGWEGEWSDTPTPSVLDPRVTDGDHSGVLAIYSLSKQSNLAGYRAAFLAGDERLVQRLVTVRKHAGLMLPAPLQAAMVAALGDDEHVAEQKARYRARREVLLPAVREAGFRVDHSEAGLYLWITEGRGAWSSIDRLASIGILGGPGVFYGDAHPDHVRLSLTASDERIAAAAERLRGVRPISG
- a CDS encoding ABC transporter family substrate-binding protein, which gives rise to MSSRTQGSRRRGGMILAGVSIVALALTACTGGGSGGGGSTAKPIELSGTGWERADADQIAQGGTLNLAVDAIPANWNLYNLDSGTVDDQFLSNLYTPSFINIKEDGTWEANPDFATSVELKTEDPQVVEVKINPDAVWSDGTAMSVDDFAATWKSLNGVDPAYAPTATNVWKDIESVTAGDSPQDVLITFKNKNADWPSILGNIWPKWLGATPESFNTLWATGPYAADGTTYVSGGPYIVSKIDQTGAVVTFEPNPKWWGDKPKLDNIIFKQVSRAGLAQAFSNSEIDVFSIGSNADNYQTAQKRSDAQIQRSRGTNYNHITLNGTSEVLSDPEVRQAFAKSINRKTIAESRLAAIDAPTDLLNNLIFLPGQDGYEDDASKVLGYDIDAAKKQLEDAGWTEGSNGIREKDGKKLTIRYVIDSENPVSAETSQQVQAQVKEAGFDLQIDTVPADDFFTKYVTTETRDFDAVSFAWQGTAFPISSTESIFYPADSGQNFPGVTDDSLGELWASANAELDPQKRLEIAKEIDKKIVALATTIPLFPVPYTYGVKTGLVNYGPTQFETIDWKNVGWKN